A single window of Arcobacter venerupis DNA harbors:
- a CDS encoding HNH endonuclease — translation MILDLTYVFYSTLIIFCLLPLYIYREKIFSKNYKNNGGFPLFISDLKHHMSSFHPKINIDYHIVNRTANEQNIELRETMIIENVIAQFFNYPYSKKTQNDIPREKHWINYEEKSLSNPKYPSDWPLRKEFAWKRDNKCCNRCGNNLNLKDTHTCFVKDIKDGGGYNLENIITLCIDCNKILHSQNPKSTMSSLVLNEKLMALIHS, via the coding sequence TTGATTTTAGATTTAACTTATGTGTTTTATTCAACTTTAATTATATTTTGTTTATTACCTCTTTATATTTATAGGGAAAAGATTTTTTCAAAAAACTATAAAAACAATGGAGGTTTTCCTCTATTTATAAGTGATTTAAAACATCATATGTCAAGTTTTCATCCAAAAATAAATATTGATTATCATATTGTTAATAGAACTGCAAATGAACAAAATATAGAATTAAGAGAAACCATGATTATTGAAAATGTTATTGCACAATTTTTCAACTATCCTTATTCTAAAAAGACTCAAAATGACATTCCAAGGGAAAAACATTGGATTAATTATGAAGAAAAATCTTTATCTAATCCAAAATATCCAAGTGATTGGCCATTAAGAAAAGAGTTTGCTTGGAAAAGAGATAATAAGTGTTGTAATAGATGTGGAAATAATCTTAATTTAAAAGATACTCATACTTGTTTTGTTAAAGACATAAAAGATGGTGGTGGGTATAATCTAGAAAATATCATAACTTTATGTATTGATTGTAATAAAATTCTTCATTCTCAAAATCCTAAAAGTACTATGTCATCTTTGGTTTTAAATGAAAAATTAATGGCTTTAATTCACTCTTAA
- a CDS encoding type IV pilus modification PilV family protein produces MKKAFSLMEVIIAIVMLSVVMITLLKIKSENIFLISKNDENTKSNDYVLLSVDFEDEISNKNEDIFLDKKYQYINDDMRKELKDIKILIKDDKIESKSIESDLNYINTTIFSRTYSLENSNIKKKIYTFKIEL; encoded by the coding sequence GTGAAAAAAGCTTTTTCTTTAATGGAAGTTATTATTGCAATTGTGATGTTAAGTGTTGTGATGATTACTTTACTTAAAATAAAAAGTGAAAATATTTTTTTAATTTCAAAAAATGATGAAAATACTAAATCAAATGACTATGTTCTTTTATCAGTAGATTTTGAAGATGAAATATCAAATAAAAATGAGGATATTTTTTTAGATAAAAAATATCAATATATAAATGATGATATGAGAAAAGAGTTAAAGGATATTAAGATTTTAATAAAAGATGATAAAATTGAGTCAAAATCAATAGAAAGTGATTTAAATTATATAAATACAACAATATTTTCAAGAACTTATAGTTTAGAAAATAGCAATATCAAAAAAAAGATTTATACTTTTAAGATTGAATTATGA
- a CDS encoding DUF6394 family protein: MNLDKVISGFFIILAMTLNFGFFYGEMHTVASHSKYELFAAIVVNLIATILKLGDKTQLGSVLLATSLVADIQLIAAATIWTVAIYSTMLDSEIIGMVVSLSGGALLANITSVILYVGDTIKSKR; the protein is encoded by the coding sequence ATGAATTTAGACAAAGTAATCTCTGGTTTTTTTATCATTTTAGCTATGACTTTAAATTTTGGGTTTTTCTATGGTGAAATGCATACAGTTGCAAGTCATAGTAAATATGAATTATTTGCTGCAATTGTTGTAAATTTGATTGCAACAATTTTAAAACTAGGAGACAAAACTCAATTAGGTTCAGTTCTATTAGCAACTTCTTTAGTTGCTGATATTCAACTAATTGCAGCTGCAACTATTTGGACTGTAGCAATTTATTCAACAATGTTGGATAGTGAAATTATAGGTATGGTCGTGTCTTTATCTGGTGGAGCTTTATTAGCAAATATAACATCTGTTATATTATATGTGGGTGATACCATAAAATCAAAAAGATAA
- the murA gene encoding UDP-N-acetylglucosamine 1-carboxyvinyltransferase: MEYLKIIGGKDISGSVEISGAKNAALPLIACTILGKNEITIGNLPDVVDINTFLKLIKKLGGTYEKDNHTAKINTTTINNTTATYDIVKTMRASILVLGPILARFGHCEVSLPGGCAIGQRPVDLHLKALEQMGAKIEILHGYIRATAPNGLKGAKIVFDKVTVGGTENTVMAAALAHGTTTIINAAKEPEIVQLCEVLANSGINIQGIGTSKIIIEGTGQQLIDIKPFDVIPDRIEAGTYMCAAAIRNQKLTIKKVIPLHLEALISKLEEMNFEVLQDDNSVTILPTDEIKPANIITTEYPGFPTDMQAQFMALATQANGTSTIDERLFENRFMHVSELLRLGADIHLNGNTATINGKAGTLNGTDVMATDLRASSALVLAALVAKGETNIHRIYHLDRGYENLEGKLSLIGADVKRFTE, from the coding sequence ATGGAATACTTAAAAATTATTGGGGGAAAAGATATTTCAGGAAGCGTAGAAATATCAGGTGCTAAAAATGCAGCCCTTCCTTTGATTGCTTGCACTATTTTAGGAAAAAATGAAATTACTATTGGAAACTTACCAGATGTAGTTGATATTAACACTTTTTTAAAGCTAATCAAAAAACTTGGTGGAACTTATGAAAAAGATAATCACACTGCTAAAATCAATACAACAACAATAAATAATACAACAGCAACTTATGATATTGTAAAAACAATGAGAGCATCTATTTTAGTTCTTGGACCAATTCTTGCTAGATTTGGACACTGTGAAGTTTCACTTCCTGGTGGTTGTGCAATAGGTCAGCGACCAGTTGATTTACATCTTAAAGCACTTGAACAAATGGGTGCAAAAATTGAAATTTTACACGGATATATAAGAGCTACTGCACCAAATGGATTAAAAGGTGCAAAAATAGTTTTTGATAAAGTAACTGTTGGTGGAACTGAAAATACAGTTATGGCAGCTGCTCTTGCTCATGGTACAACAACTATTATAAATGCAGCAAAAGAGCCTGAAATTGTACAACTTTGCGAAGTATTAGCAAATTCTGGAATAAATATTCAAGGAATTGGAACTTCAAAAATCATAATTGAGGGAACTGGACAACAATTAATAGATATAAAACCTTTTGATGTAATACCTGATAGAATTGAAGCTGGAACATATATGTGTGCAGCTGCTATTAGAAATCAAAAACTAACAATCAAAAAAGTAATTCCTCTACACCTAGAAGCTCTTATTTCAAAACTTGAAGAGATGAATTTTGAAGTATTACAAGATGACAATAGTGTTACAATCTTACCTACAGATGAAATCAAACCTGCGAATATTATAACAACAGAATATCCTGGCTTCCCAACTGATATGCAAGCTCAATTTATGGCTCTTGCAACTCAAGCAAATGGAACAAGTACAATTGATGAAAGATTATTTGAAAATAGATTTATGCACGTTAGTGAACTTTTAAGACTTGGAGCTGATATTCATCTAAATGGAAACACTGCAACTATTAATGGAAAAGCTGGAACTTTAAATGGAACAGATGTAATGGCAACTGATTTAAGAGCCTCATCTGCTTTAGTTTTAGCAGCCCTTGTAGCAAAAGGTGAAACAAATATTCATAGAATTTATCACCTAGATAGAGGTTATGAAAATCTTGAAGGAAAACTATCTCTTATTGGTGCTGATGTAAAAAGGTTTACTGAATAG
- a CDS encoding GspE/PulE family protein — MNINEIHNLNLVPFDEANNYTTALKNYVLYTKIDELVVIALSRDYMSISFDYLSKLDSKEDIVFLDDISFEKLYNKFLEIKTDKEMSAIQQEQEDATLSDDDFSVSEFLKVGSDILTSEESAPIIKFVNSLFYQAIKKKSSDIHIEMHEFKAEVRYRVDGVLTKHIELDKNIMSLVISRIKVVSNLDISEKRVPQDGRTQIKVAGKTLDIRVSILPTFYGERVVMRILMQSEDILSIKELGFPSYITDELESVLGNSYGMVLVTGPTGSGKSTTLHSLLHQVVSEEKNIITVEDPVEYKSNEFSQIQVNTKVGLTFAAGLRSILRQDPDIIMVGEIRDAETAAIAVQSALTGHLLFSTLHTNRAPAAITRLIDMGVEKFLISSSLLAVLAQRLVRSLCPDCKERDDSLASHKLFGFDSNKTIYKPVGCKSCNFTGYKGRVAIGELFIINDEIKEYLKTDVDDNTLMKMALKSGMISLDKQLKMMLENGDTSVSEVVRIGIK, encoded by the coding sequence ATGAATATAAATGAAATTCATAATCTAAATTTAGTTCCCTTTGATGAAGCAAATAATTATACAACAGCCTTAAAAAACTATGTTTTATATACAAAAATAGATGAGCTAGTTGTAATTGCTCTTTCAAGGGATTATATGAGTATCTCTTTTGATTATCTATCAAAACTCGACTCAAAAGAAGACATAGTTTTTTTAGATGACATCTCTTTTGAAAAGCTTTATAATAAATTTTTAGAAATAAAAACAGATAAAGAGATGAGTGCAATTCAGCAAGAACAAGAGGACGCAACTTTAAGTGATGATGATTTTTCTGTTAGTGAGTTTTTAAAAGTAGGAAGTGATATTTTAACTTCTGAAGAATCAGCTCCAATTATAAAATTTGTAAATTCACTTTTTTATCAAGCTATTAAGAAAAAATCTTCTGATATTCATATTGAAATGCATGAATTTAAAGCCGAGGTTAGATATAGAGTTGATGGAGTTTTAACAAAACATATTGAACTTGATAAAAATATTATGTCTTTAGTAATATCAAGAATAAAAGTTGTTTCAAATCTTGATATTAGTGAAAAAAGAGTTCCCCAAGATGGACGAACACAAATCAAAGTTGCAGGGAAAACTTTAGATATTAGGGTTTCAATTCTTCCAACTTTTTATGGTGAAAGAGTAGTAATGAGAATTTTGATGCAAAGTGAAGATATTTTAAGCATCAAAGAATTGGGATTCCCCTCATATATAACTGATGAGCTTGAAAGTGTTTTAGGGAACTCTTATGGAATGGTTCTGGTTACTGGACCAACAGGAAGTGGAAAATCTACAACTTTACATTCACTTTTACATCAAGTAGTTAGTGAGGAAAAAAATATCATAACAGTAGAAGACCCTGTTGAGTATAAATCAAATGAATTTTCACAAATACAAGTAAATACAAAAGTTGGACTTACCTTCGCAGCAGGTTTAAGATCCATTCTAAGACAAGATCCAGACATTATAATGGTTGGGGAGATAAGAGATGCAGAAACAGCAGCAATAGCAGTTCAATCAGCACTTACAGGGCACTTACTTTTTTCAACACTTCATACAAATAGAGCACCAGCTGCAATTACTAGACTTATTGATATGGGAGTTGAAAAGTTTTTGATTTCATCTTCTCTTCTGGCTGTTCTTGCACAAAGGTTAGTTCGATCACTTTGTCCTGATTGTAAGGAACGTGACGATTCATTGGCTTCACATAAACTTTTTGGATTTGATTCAAATAAAACTATATATAAACCTGTTGGTTGTAAATCTTGCAACTTTACAGGATATAAAGGAAGAGTTGCTATTGGTGAATTGTTTATTATAAATGATGAGATAAAAGAGTATTTAAAAACTGATGTTGATGATAATACTTTGATGAAGATGGCTTTAAAAAGTGGAATGATTAGTTTAGATAAACAACTAAAAATGATGTTAGAAAATGGGGATACTTCAGTTTCAGAAGTTGTAAGAATAGGTATAAAATAG
- a CDS encoding FMN-binding glutamate synthase family protein: MEFIESFTFWEEFWVVFILVIVAWYIHDKYVQRDHQILVNYPIIGRLRYLFEEIREPFRQYFGDEKFYESKDKLDWVYKAARDKPNYASFSPSQPLPKPKFMIRHANIVLNDNEVENNFEVLFGERRKKPFISKSIIARSAMSDGSISPEGTRAFVQGSFIGGFPINSGEGGVTSNFFVTHEKYDESYMKIVDSNNFNKAVKRAVKFFFNGAVAADVYRKLVFRKDLEAETYILDMEKERFYRPNWDAPLEAFPKEVPSDMPDIVFQISSGLYGARDKDGKFDPDRYQKVMRFCQMTEIKLAQGAKQTGGKLSGQKVTPAVAYYRNVEAYKDVFSPNRFPFANSIEELFDFIGTLQEMSEKPVGIKIVISDLQNIEPYAKEIKRRIDEGINGYPDYITLDAGSGGSATAPLEMMERVGLNVRDSVYLVNKVLTEYGIRDKVRIVASGKILTPDDVIIVMSLGADFLQIARGFMMSAGCIRARYCSGTTGRQCPVGLATQDKKKRRKYFVFRHANYVANYHKNLLKNVKGLLAIMGLKNIKMLDQNKLLFLDKDSRVHDDIDEVFRRKLDLAKNKGE; this comes from the coding sequence ATGGAATTTATAGAAAGTTTTACATTTTGGGAAGAGTTTTGGGTAGTTTTTATACTTGTAATAGTAGCTTGGTATATTCATGATAAATATGTACAAAGAGATCATCAGATTTTAGTTAATTATCCAATTATTGGACGATTGAGATATCTATTTGAGGAAATTAGAGAACCTTTTAGACAATATTTTGGTGATGAGAAATTCTATGAGTCAAAAGATAAATTAGATTGGGTATATAAAGCAGCAAGAGATAAACCAAATTATGCTTCTTTTTCTCCTTCTCAACCTTTGCCAAAACCTAAGTTTATGATTAGACATGCAAATATTGTTTTAAATGATAATGAGGTTGAAAATAATTTTGAAGTACTTTTTGGGGAAAGAAGGAAAAAACCTTTTATATCAAAAAGTATAATTGCTAGATCTGCAATGAGTGATGGTTCAATTTCTCCTGAGGGAACAAGAGCTTTTGTTCAAGGCTCTTTCATAGGTGGATTTCCTATTAATTCAGGAGAAGGTGGTGTTACATCAAACTTTTTTGTTACCCATGAAAAATATGATGAATCATATATGAAAATTGTAGATAGTAATAATTTTAATAAAGCTGTAAAAAGAGCTGTAAAATTTTTCTTTAATGGTGCAGTTGCTGCTGATGTTTATAGAAAATTAGTATTTAGAAAAGATTTAGAAGCTGAAACATATATTTTAGATATGGAAAAAGAGAGATTTTATAGACCCAATTGGGATGCACCATTAGAAGCTTTTCCAAAAGAAGTTCCTTCAGATATGCCAGATATTGTGTTTCAAATTAGTTCAGGACTTTATGGCGCACGGGATAAAGATGGAAAATTTGATCCAGATAGATATCAAAAAGTAATGCGTTTTTGTCAAATGACAGAGATTAAATTAGCACAAGGTGCAAAACAAACAGGTGGAAAGTTATCAGGGCAAAAGGTAACTCCTGCTGTTGCATATTATAGAAATGTTGAAGCATATAAAGATGTTTTCTCACCTAATAGATTTCCTTTTGCAAATTCTATTGAAGAGTTATTTGATTTTATTGGAACACTTCAAGAGATGTCAGAAAAACCTGTAGGAATAAAAATAGTAATTTCAGATTTACAAAATATTGAACCATATGCAAAAGAGATAAAAAGAAGAATTGATGAAGGAATAAATGGTTATCCTGATTATATTACTCTTGATGCTGGAAGTGGAGGAAGTGCAACTGCACCTTTAGAAATGATGGAGAGAGTTGGATTAAATGTAAGGGATTCTGTTTATTTAGTAAATAAAGTTTTAACTGAGTATGGAATTAGAGATAAAGTTAGAATCGTTGCAAGTGGAAAAATATTAACTCCTGATGATGTTATAATTGTAATGAGTTTAGGTGCAGATTTTTTACAAATTGCACGTGGTTTTATGATGAGTGCTGGTTGTATTCGAGCAAGATATTGCTCAGGAACAACAGGAAGACAGTGTCCTGTGGGACTGGCAACTCAAGATAAGAAAAAAAGAAGAAAATATTTTGTCTTTAGACATGCTAATTATGTTGCAAATTATCATAAAAATCTTTTAAAAAATGTAAAAGGTTTATTAGCAATTATGGGATTAAAAAATATAAAAATGTTAGATCAAAATAAATTACTATTTTTAGATAAAGATTCAAGAGTACATGATGATATTGATGAAGTATTTAGAAGAAAATTAGATTTAGCTAAAAATAAAGGAGAATAA
- the gspD gene encoding type II secretion system secretin GspD, with protein sequence MRLISKILLVGVFIFTLSAEEKMNINFKDLKIMDLVKITSKIIDKNILITEEIKGNVDFISNKPVNKDELIKILGFVLEGKGYSLVQSDEMLRIVKLNESANSNVPVANNNPKDDLYWMVTEVFTVKDADVDYIASKIRHLVSKDGKMVTNKDSNALVITDFKDNITTVKEVVNIMTSGANKDTVIVELINIDASDAKKNLDAIAKSKFNEKVETQKVSIVDNKDNNSLVIIGEKSNINYLARYIKNVDSNSSLIKREVKVFSLKNVDAVNVIKILDSIVGKKTYADPNSKPLVSADEESNAIVIMGPSDELEYISTLVEELDKEKGQVYVQARIIEVNDEVVNNIGVQYGIFGGTSGSNGLATFSSNLNGGSNSISLVKDAIGLDIPDIKSGLALGASLNLLKQNGALDVVSEPSILAVNNKESSIYVGEKISIQISSSVTDGGTERTNYQREDVGLTLKVKPRISSESKVTLEISTLLEGIKTTQTASGNPDTLKKEIKTTAILNNGESVIIGGLIENKNESTIQKVPVLGYIPLVGNLFTNDSNTVKKNNLVVIITPYMIPKSKDITYVRNQLAELKGMEDKYLEDSLIRLKENAVKKRVETQKREEKIADLNDQLKDLNPEKTISEVDKKTEHERKVKEILGQ encoded by the coding sequence ATGAGATTAATTAGTAAGATTTTGTTAGTTGGAGTATTTATTTTTACTTTAAGTGCTGAAGAAAAAATGAATATAAATTTTAAAGATTTAAAGATTATGGATTTAGTAAAAATTACTTCTAAAATCATAGATAAAAATATTCTGATAACAGAAGAGATAAAAGGAAATGTTGATTTTATTTCCAATAAACCTGTAAATAAAGATGAGTTAATAAAAATATTAGGTTTTGTACTTGAAGGCAAAGGTTACTCTTTAGTTCAAAGTGATGAAATGTTAAGAATTGTTAAATTAAATGAGAGTGCAAATAGTAATGTTCCTGTTGCTAATAATAATCCTAAAGATGATTTGTATTGGATGGTAACAGAAGTTTTTACAGTAAAAGATGCAGATGTTGATTATATTGCTTCAAAAATAAGACATTTAGTTTCAAAAGATGGGAAAATGGTTACAAATAAAGATTCAAATGCTTTAGTAATTACTGATTTCAAAGATAATATAACAACAGTTAAAGAGGTTGTAAATATAATGACTTCAGGAGCGAATAAAGATACTGTAATTGTTGAACTTATAAATATAGATGCAAGTGATGCAAAGAAAAATTTAGATGCAATAGCGAAATCAAAATTCAATGAAAAAGTTGAAACTCAAAAAGTATCGATTGTAGATAATAAAGATAATAACTCTTTAGTAATTATAGGTGAAAAAAGTAATATAAATTATTTAGCTAGATATATAAAAAATGTAGATAGTAATAGTTCATTAATAAAAAGAGAAGTAAAAGTTTTTTCTTTAAAAAATGTTGATGCTGTAAATGTAATAAAAATACTTGATTCAATTGTAGGTAAAAAAACATATGCAGATCCTAATAGTAAACCTTTAGTTTCAGCAGATGAAGAATCAAATGCAATTGTTATAATGGGACCCAGTGATGAACTTGAATATATTAGTACATTAGTAGAGGAACTTGATAAGGAAAAAGGTCAAGTGTATGTACAAGCTAGAATTATTGAAGTAAATGATGAGGTAGTTAATAATATTGGGGTTCAATATGGAATATTTGGAGGAACTTCTGGAAGTAATGGACTTGCAACTTTCTCTTCGAATTTGAATGGTGGTTCGAATTCAATTTCATTAGTAAAAGATGCAATTGGTTTGGATATTCCTGATATAAAATCTGGTTTAGCGCTTGGAGCTTCATTAAATCTTTTAAAACAAAATGGAGCTTTAGATGTAGTTTCAGAGCCATCTATTCTAGCTGTTAATAATAAAGAGAGTTCAATTTATGTTGGCGAAAAAATCTCGATACAGATTTCAAGTTCAGTAACAGATGGTGGAACAGAAAGAACAAATTATCAAAGAGAAGATGTGGGATTAACTCTTAAAGTAAAACCAAGAATCTCAAGTGAATCAAAAGTTACTCTTGAAATAAGTACTTTATTAGAGGGAATTAAAACTACTCAAACTGCTAGTGGAAATCCTGATACTTTGAAAAAAGAGATTAAAACAACAGCTATTTTAAATAATGGTGAGAGTGTAATCATTGGTGGACTAATAGAAAATAAAAATGAATCAACTATTCAAAAAGTTCCAGTTTTAGGTTATATTCCTCTGGTTGGAAACCTATTTACAAATGATTCAAATACAGTAAAGAAAAATAATTTAGTGGTAATTATAACTCCGTATATGATACCAAAATCAAAAGATATTACTTATGTTAGAAATCAGTTAGCAGAACTTAAAGGTATGGAAGATAAATATTTAGAAGATTCTTTAATTAGATTAAAAGAAAATGCAGTTAAAAAAAGAGTTGAAACTCAAAAAAGAGAAGAAAAAATAGCTGATTTAAATGACCAGTTAAAAGATTTAAATCCAGAAAAAACAATTTCAGAGGTTGATAAAAAAACTGAACATGAAAGAAAAGTAAAAGAAATTTTAGGACAATAA
- a CDS encoding PDZ domain-containing protein, translating to MNINFNTLFHKSLPFIYIILLAFLINSVIFFYLPKSGVDFIKNNSLFLDYKKYAFYSNIKNIEKKVDDTNSKQIVQTLSKYNLKAIYFRSNDEGWITIEEKSGDKSYILAQGEQIDGYTLFRLFKNYILFIKDNKEFKLEIKEEIGGNSSFSEPLNNQNQEIVIKNNGAIISRDYLNSYTSNIEKIWENIAIDEIKNDNKVEGFKISKITKNSVFEKIGLKEGDIIKTINNNALNSYGDAMKVYNNIKDTTYLNIEVLRKNELVELNYEIN from the coding sequence ATGAATATAAATTTTAATACTTTATTCCATAAATCATTACCTTTTATATATATAATTTTATTAGCATTTTTAATAAATAGTGTAATCTTTTTTTACCTTCCAAAAAGTGGTGTTGATTTTATAAAAAATAATTCTTTATTTTTAGATTATAAAAAATATGCTTTTTATTCAAATATAAAAAATATAGAAAAAAAAGTTGATGATACAAATTCAAAACAGATTGTGCAGACTTTATCAAAATACAATTTAAAAGCTATCTACTTTAGAAGTAATGATGAGGGTTGGATTACAATAGAAGAAAAATCAGGAGATAAAAGTTATATCTTAGCACAAGGTGAACAAATTGATGGATATACCCTTTTCAGGCTTTTCAAAAACTATATACTTTTTATAAAAGATAATAAAGAGTTTAAATTGGAAATTAAAGAAGAAATAGGTGGTAATTCCTCATTTAGTGAACCTTTAAATAATCAAAATCAAGAGATTGTTATAAAAAATAATGGAGCGATAATAAGTAGAGATTATTTAAATTCTTATACGTCAAATATAGAAAAAATTTGGGAAAATATTGCAATAGATGAGATTAAAAATGATAATAAAGTTGAGGGGTTTAAAATAAGTAAGATAACGAAAAATTCTGTTTTTGAAAAGATTGGTTTAAAAGAGGGCGATATAATAAAAACTATCAATAATAATGCTTTAAACTCTTATGGTGATGCGATGAAGGTTTATAATAATATTAAAGATACAACTTATTTAAATATTGAGGTTTTGAGAAAAAATGAATTAGTGGAGTTGAATTATGAGATTAATTAG
- a CDS encoding PulJ/GspJ family protein, translating into MKKSFTLLELLISIALFSIIVVFLYKTIDQTKHSNNLFSNKEQALKESNHLHNIFLEDFGESSNITISYDKNKNTIVKIVTNNTYHNAFFNNITYLINSSKKLVRIESYQAFNELQPMTLDFEANSYIDILLENIEFFELKSTGVNYNIVLKQKDKNRVSYNAYKLGLKN; encoded by the coding sequence ATGAAAAAATCATTTACTCTTTTAGAACTCCTTATTTCAATTGCATTATTTTCTATAATAGTTGTTTTTTTATATAAAACTATTGACCAAACAAAACATTCAAATAATCTTTTTTCCAATAAAGAACAAGCTTTGAAAGAGTCCAATCATTTACATAATATTTTTTTAGAAGATTTTGGTGAGTCTTCTAATATTACTATTAGTTATGATAAAAATAAAAATACAATTGTTAAAATAGTTACAAACAATACTTACCATAATGCTTTTTTTAATAATATTACTTATCTAATAAATTCATCAAAAAAACTTGTAAGAATTGAGAGTTATCAAGCTTTTAATGAATTACAACCTATGACTTTGGATTTTGAAGCAAATTCTTATATTGATATTTTATTAGAAAATATAGAGTTTTTTGAACTAAAAAGCACTGGGGTAAATTATAATATTGTTCTAAAACAAAAAGATAAAAATAGAGTTTCTTATAATGCTTATAAACTAGGATTGAAAAATTAA
- a CDS encoding DMT family transporter: protein MENQLNKGIQYMLFASLLFAFMGAAAKELTDSMSSVEVVFFRNVFGVLFILISIYKSPLKQIGGKFWLLTFRGVAGFVALLFFFYNISQIPLGEAMTFSKTSTIFTAVLAYVFLKEKLGIKGWFGVFVGFIGIIFITEFDGSSLEKSDYLGILSGVGAALAYTSVRELRKFYDTRAIVLSFMTIGTVGPLILMIIGSFYSNSNLDFMLGSFIMPKPNDWLIIILLGIFATLAQIYMTKAYSFAKAGIIGTISYSNIVFSIILGLILGDNFPSMLIVFGIILIVISGILVSSKKE, encoded by the coding sequence ATGGAAAATCAGCTTAATAAAGGCATTCAATATATGCTTTTTGCCTCTTTATTATTTGCTTTTATGGGAGCTGCTGCCAAAGAATTAACGGATTCAATGAGTTCAGTTGAGGTTGTATTTTTTAGAAACGTTTTTGGAGTTCTTTTTATTTTAATATCAATCTATAAATCTCCATTAAAACAAATTGGTGGAAAATTTTGGTTATTGACTTTTAGAGGAGTTGCTGGATTTGTAGCATTACTATTTTTCTTTTACAATATATCACAAATACCTCTTGGCGAAGCTATGACATTCTCAAAAACTTCTACAATTTTTACTGCTGTTTTAGCTTATGTTTTTTTAAAAGAAAAATTAGGAATAAAAGGCTGGTTTGGTGTTTTTGTGGGTTTCATAGGAATTATATTTATTACAGAATTTGATGGAAGTAGTTTAGAAAAAAGTGATTATTTAGGAATATTATCAGGTGTAGGTGCCGCACTTGCATATACATCTGTGAGAGAACTTAGAAAATTTTATGATACAAGAGCAATAGTTTTATCATTTATGACAATTGGAACTGTAGGACCTTTGATATTGATGATTATTGGAAGTTTTTATTCAAATTCAAATTTGGATTTTATGTTAGGCTCATTTATAATGCCAAAGCCAAATGATTGGCTAATCATAATATTATTGGGAATATTTGCAACCTTAGCTCAAATTTATATGACAAAAGCTTACTCATTTGCAAAAGCTGGAATTATAGGAACGATATCATATAGTAATATAGTTTTTTCAATAATTTTAGGTCTTATTTTAGGGGATAATTTCCCTTCAATGTTAATTGTTTTTGGTATAATCTTAATTGTTATAAGTGGAATTTTAGTTTCTAGTAAAAAGGAATAG